The Saccharomyces paradoxus chromosome VI, complete sequence genome includes a window with the following:
- the IRC6 gene encoding Irc6p (similar to YFR043C), which translates to MNTLQYPQNKILVLSDHPHNLLKTQLLQDLFHCTSISVSIVKDQTWENKYYKTHFDLYIDSCKEIPVWIEEFITPECEPLRNVMAGIILITDIRLTKPQELLQQFLAAVHRNTFVVLVNVNEEVEQEEIDDLNEIWSNAFTNIIEFINWTRSKPTINHNEYGEKLGLDRIQEIIDTHDWLNCELLPVTTIKEEMPKEMPLEQIIGNLQNARLKYKSMKNSSEADAFANEMADELSKFL; encoded by the coding sequence ATGAATACCCTTCAATATCctcaaaataaaatattggtGTTATCGGATCACCCACACAACCTTTTAAAAACGCAACTTTTGCAAGACTTATTTCATTGCACTAGCATCAGCGTCAGTATAGTTAAGGACCAAACTTGGGAGAATAAATACTATAAAACCCATTTCGACCTGTACATCGACTCTTGCAAAGAGATACCAGTATGGATAGAAGAATTTATTACGCCTGAATGTGAACCGCTCAGAAATGTTATGGCAGGAATAATCTTAATAACAGATATCCGACTAACAAAGCCTCAAGAACTGTTGCAGCAATTCTTGGCGGCAGTTCATCGAAATACGTTTGTCGTATTAGTCAATGTGAACGAAGAAGTCGAGCAAGAGGAAATCGATGATCTGAATGAAATATGGAGCAACGCTTTTACGAACATCATCGAATTTATAAACTGGACAAGGTCAAAACCCACCATCAATCATAACGAATATGGAGAAAAATTGGGGCTTGATCGGATCCAGGAAATTATAGATACTCACGACTGGTTAAACTGTGAGCTTCTACCAGTCACTACAATAAAGGAGGAAATGCCTAAAGAAATGCCCCTCGAACAAATAATTGgaaatttacaaaatgcAAGGCTAAAATATAAGTCTATGAAGAATAGCAGTGAAGCTGATGCTTTTGCGAATGAAATGGCCGATGAACTCTCCAAATTTTTAtga
- the SAP155 gene encoding Sap155p (Protein required for function of the Sit4p protein phosphatase~similar to YFR040W) — translation MSFWPFGQNLNHSNINKILDEYFHVLHELERINPSVGKAIPAIFNNVQQRGTNDSLDSIPEEYSHGDEVKAGGGDQKSRFEKDDQQERYEKEEEERSMNSSESSTTSFSSGSTSKTDLDEEDISNATAPMMVTTKNLDNSFIERMLVETELLNELSRQNKTLLDFICFGFFFDKKTNKKVNNMEYLVDQLMECISKIKTATTVDLNNLIDYQEQQQLDDSSQEDIYVESDTEQEEEREDDNISNKKRRKRGSPSFSNNDNDDNNNDDANDDDESAYLTKATIISEIFSLDIWLVSESLVKNQSYLNKIWSIINQSNFNSENSPLVPIFLKINQNLLLTRQDQYLNFIRTERSFVDDMLKHVDISLLMDFFLKIISTDKIESPTGIIELVYDQNLISKCLSFLNNRESPADIQACVGDFLKALIAISANAPLDDISIGPNSLTRQLASPESIEKLVDIMINQRGAALNTTVSIVIELIRKNNSDYDQVNLLTTTIKTHPPSNRDPIYLGYLLRKFSNHLSDFFQIILDIENDPNIPLHENQLHEKFKPLGFERFKVVELIAELLHCSNMGLMNSKRAERIARRRDKVRSQLSHHLQDALNDLSIEEKEQLKTKHSPTRNINDDLTNKSSKNNNDNNDNDDESDYGDEIDESFEIPYINMKQNTKLRTDPTVGDLFKIKLYDTRIVSKIMELFLTHPWNNFWHNVIFDIIQQIFNGRMDFSYNSFLVLSLFNLKSSYQFMTDIIIPDETGTDVSRFTPVPIDPNFDFKITADFILKGYQDSYKFYELRKMNLGYMGHIVLIAEEVVKFSKLYKVELISPDIQVILQTEEWQYYSEEVLNETRMMYSKILGGGSYIDDGNGNIIPQLPDNSSVLTPNGDANNSNEIFDSDTGISNGTNGGGQLINVESLEEQLSLSTESDLHNKLREMLINRAQEDVDNKNTENGVFILGPPEDKNNNSNINNNNHNTTNNNNNDNNDNDNDNARNYNEDADNDNDYDHE, via the coding sequence ATGTCATTCTGGCCATTTGGACAGAATCTCAATCACTCTAATATCAATAAGATCCTAGATGAGTATTTTCATGTTCTACATGAACTGGAAAGGATCAACCCAAGCGTTGGTAAGGCCATTCCTGCGATTTTTAACAACGTGCAGCAGCGGGGTACGAATGACTCCCTGGATTCTATTCCGGAGGAGTATAGCCATGGCGATGAAGTGAAAGCAGGAGGTGGAGATCAGAAAAGTCGGTTTGAGAAGGATGATCAGCAAGAACGGTATGAGaaggaggaagaggaaCGTAGCATGAATTCCAGCGAGTCTTCCACtacatcattttcttctgggTCAACTTCTAAAACGGATTTGGATGAGGAGGACATTAGCAATGCTACCGCTCCCATGATGGTCACCACGAAGAACCTGGACAACTCTTTCATCGAAAGGATGCTTGTAGAGACGGAGCTACTGAATGAATTATCTAGACAAAACAAGACCTTACTTGATTTCATTTGCTTTgggtttttctttgataagAAAACGAATAAGAAAGTAAATAATATGGAATATCTGGTCGACCAACTGATGGAATGTATCTCGAAGATCAAAACCGCCACTACAGTAGACCTGAACAACCTAATAGATTACCAGGAACAGCAACAGCTTGATGATAGTTCGCAAGAGGACATTTATGTGGAATCTGATACGgaacaagaagaggagAGAGAGGATGATAATATCAGCAACAAGAAGAGACGAAAACGCGGGAGCCCTTCGTTTAGTAACAATGACAACGATGACAACAACAACGACGATGCGAACGACGACGACGAATCCGCTTATTTGACGAAGGCCACTATAATATCTgaaatcttttctttagatATATGGTTGGTCAGTGAATCATTGGTGAAAAACCAATCATACTTAAACAAGATTTGGTCCATCATCAATCAGTCAAATTTCAATTCTGAAAACTCACCCCTGGTACCGATATTCTTAAAGATTAACCAAAATCTGTTGTTGACTAGGCAAGACCAATATTTAAATTTCATTCGAACGGAGAGGAGCTTTGTGGATGATATGTTAAAACATGTTGATATTTCCCTATTgatggatttttttctgaaaataatatctaCAGATAAGATCGAATCTCCCACGGGAATAATCGAATTAGTGTATGACCAAAACTTGATCAGCAAATGCTTAAGCTTTTTAAATAACAGAGAGTCACCAGCAGACATCCAAGCCTGTGTGGGTGATTTCTTGAAGGCTCTGATTGCCATATCTGCTAATGCCCCTCTAGATGATATTTCCATTGGTCCAAACTCCTTGACCAGACAGCTAGCATCTCCCGAATCCATCGAGAAACTAGTCGACATCATGATTAACCAAAGGGGTGCTGCATTAAATACCACAGTCTCGATCGTCATTGAACtgataagaaaaaacaattcGGACTACGACCAAGTCAATCTTTTAACCACTACTATAAAGACGCATCCGCCTTCAAATAGAGATCCAATATATTTAGGCTATTTACTCCggaaattttcaaatcatttgtcggatttttttcaaataattttagacattgaaaatgatCCCAACATCCCATTACATGAAAACCAGTTGCACGAAAAGTTTAAACCTCTAGGATTTGAAAGGTTCAAAGTAGTGGAATTAATCGCTGAGTTACTGCATTGCTCTAATATGGGATTAATGAATTCCAAAAGGGCTGAAAGAATAGCCAGACGGAGAGATAAAGTAAGGAGTCAATTATCTCATCATTTACAAGATGCATTAAACGATTTGAGTatcgaagaaaaggaacaaCTTAAAACGAAGCACTCTCCAACACGTAACATTAATGACGACCTAACAAATAAAAGcagtaaaaataataatgacaataacgataatgatgatgaaagtGATTATGGCGATGAAATAGACGAGAGCTTTGAAATTCCATATATAAATATGAAGCAAAACACAAAACTAAGGACTGACCCCACTGTAGGGGATTTGTTCAAGATCAAACTGTATGATACGCGAATTGTTTCCAAAATAATGGAACTATTTCTAACACATCCTTGGAACAATTTTTGGCATAATGTTATATTCGATATAATCCAGCAAATCTTCAATGGCAGGATGGATTTTTCCTATAATTCCTTCCTTGTTTTGTCTCTATTCAACTTAAAGAGTTCGTATCAGTTTATGACCGATATCATTATACCTGATGAAACAGGAACCGATGTTTCCAGATTTACTCCCGTTCCTATAGAcccaaattttgatttcaaaataacTGCAGACTTTATATTAAAGGGTTACCAGGATTCGTACAAATTTTATGAGCtgaggaaaatgaatttgGGATATATGGGTCATATTGTCTTAATTGCAGAAGAAGTGgtcaaattttccaaattatACAAAGTGGAACTAATATCTCCTGATATTCAAGTGATTTTACAAACAGAAGAATGGCAATACTACTCTGAAGAAGTGTTAAACGAAACGAGAATGATGTACTCAAAAATACTTGGCGGTGGAAGTTATATTGATGATGGAAATGGTAACATCATTCCACAGCTACCTGATAATAGTTCGGTACTAACTCCAAATGGTGATGcaaataatagtaatgaaATCTTTGATTCAGATACCGGGATTAGTAATGGTACAAATGGTGGCGGCCAATTGATCAACGTCGAGTCTTTAGAGGAACAATTGTCGTTATCTACAGAATCTGATTTACACAACAAGTTAAGAGAAATGTTAATCAATAGGGCTCAAGAAGACGTTGATAATAAGAACACGGAGAATGGGGTTTTCATACTGGGACCTCCGGAGGACAAGAACAATAATAGTAACattaacaataacaacCATAATACtactaataataataataacgataataatgataatgacaatGATAATGCTCGTAATTATAATGAAGATGCtgataatgataatgattATGATCATGAATGA
- the ERJ5 gene encoding Erj5p (Type I membrane protein with a J domain~similar to YFR041C) — translation MNNYWKLMLVVLGLLSLSYAFTTIETEIFQLQNEISTKYGPDMNFYKFLKLPKLQKSSTKEITKNLRKLSKKYHPDKNPKYRKLYERLNLATQILSNGSNRKIYDYYLQNGFPNYDFHKGGFYFTRVKPKTWFILAFIWIIINIGQYIISVIQYRSQRSRIESFISQCKQQDDTNGLGVKELTFKQHEEDEGKNLVVRFSDVYVVEPDGNETLISPDTLNKPSIKNCLFWKIPASIWNGTLGRFVGSTPEEEIIRDSKKYDGEQTRKRNKVKRNPAKKGQKKMELPNGKVIYSRK, via the coding sequence ATGAACAATTATTGGAAACTAATGTTGGTTGTTCTGGGATTGTTATCTTTGTCATATGCTTTTACCACTATTGAAACagaaattttccaattacaaaatgaaataagtACGAAATATGGCCCAGACATGAACTTCTACAAATTCTTGAAGTTACCTAAACTGCAGAAATCTAGTACAAAGGAGATTACCAAAAACTTAAGAAAGCTATCCAAAAAGTACCACCCGGATAAAAACCCCAAATATCGTAAATTATATGAAAGGTTAAACCTCGCTACTCAAATTCTTTCCAATGGTTCCAATCGTAAGATTTATGATTATTATTTACAGAATGGGTTTCCAAACTATGATTTCCATAAGGGTGGCTTTTATTTTACCAGAGTAAAGCCTAAGACGTGGTTTATACTGGCTTTTATTTGGATAATCATTAATATTGGACAATATATCATTTCTGTTATACAATATCGTTCCCAAAGATCAAGAATTGAAAGCTTCATCAGTCAATGTAAACAGCAGGACGATACTAATGGACTAGGAGTAAAAGAGCTAACGTTTAAACAACATGAAGAGGATGAGGGTAAAAATTTGGTTGTAAGGTTTAGCGACGTCTATGTTGTAGAGCCTGATGGAAATGAAACTCTGATTTCACCAGATACCTTAAACAAACcttcaataaagaattgTTTGTTCTGGAAAATACCTGCTTCGATTTGGAACGGGACGTTGGGCAGATTTGTTGGCAGTActccagaagaagaaataataaggGATAGTAAAAAGTATGATGGGGAGCAAACCAGAAAGAGGAACAAGGTAAAAAGGAACCCTGCGAAGAAAggccaaaagaaaatggaattACCTAACGGCAAAGTGATCTATTCACGCAAATGA
- the KEG1 gene encoding Keg1p (Integral membrane protein of the ER~similar to YFR042W) gives MAGIRFTHKLYQYYQLATSFLYAALLIRWLILMPLVGSRFLPGGIHEFLIYLMLCSSLVEVIWLLRFHGLKNGLLSRTFLKDLDFIYLVRVIHFYDDYEHALILKNASYSSFIICLSLSQAYCHWCKLFKRKGVKERTLVWKVNTFITLPILYLSEFALLLLNIQIKNYHSTPTLDVINRVVLLAYFPILLTAYKKLLTK, from the coding sequence atggcAGGTATCAGATTCACACATAAGCTTTACCAGTATTATCAATTAGCTACAAGCTTCTTGTATGCAGCATTATTGATACGGTGGCTGATATTAATGCCATTGGTAGGGTCTCGGTTTTTACCGGGAGGCATCCAcgaatttttgatatatttgatGCTCTGTTCCAGCCTCGTGGAAGTTATTTGGTTACTCAGATTCCACGGGTTAAAAAATGGTTTGCTTTCAAGAACCTTCTTAAAGGACCTAGATTTCATATACTTGGTCAGAGTAATCCATTTTTACGATGATTATGAGCATGCATTGATCCTGAAGAACGCATCATATTCtagtttcattatttgtttGTCTTTATCACAAGCATATTGTCATTGGTGCAAACTTTTCAAACGGAAAGGTGTAAAGGAAAGAACACTCGTCTGGAAGGTTAATACATTTATTACGTTGCCCATTCTCTACCTGAGCGAATTCGCATTGCTGCTATTGAAtattcaaatcaaaaactATCACTCTACTCCAACTTTGGATGTAATCAATAGGGTGGTTTTATTAGCATACTTCCCTATACTATTAACAGCATACAAAAAACTATTAACAAAGTGA
- the DUG1 gene encoding metallodipeptidase (Cys-Gly metallo-di-peptidase~similar to YFR044C), with product MSHSLTSVFQKIDTLKPQFFSRLTKAIQIPAVSSDESLRPKVFDKAKFISEQLSQSGFHDIKMVDLGIQPPPISTPNLSLPPVILSRFGDDPSKKTVLVYGHYDVQPAQLEDGWDTEPFKLVIDEAKGIMKGRGVTDDTGPLLSWINVVDAFKASGQEFPVNLVTCFEGMEESGSLKLDELIKKEANGYFKGVDAVCISDNYWLGTKKPVLTYGLRGCNYYQTIIEGPSADLHSGIFGGVVAEPMIDLMQVLGSLVDSRGKILIDGIDEMVAPLTEKEKALYKDIEFSVEELNAATGSKTSLYDKKEDILMHRWRYPSLSIHGVEGAFSAQGAKTVIPAKVFGKFSIRTVPDMDSEKLTSLVQKHCDAKFKSLNSPNKCRTELIHDGAYWVSDPFNAQFTAAKKATKLVYGVDPDFTREGGSIPITLTFQDALNTSVLLLPMGRGDDGAHSINEKLDISNFVGGMKTMAAYLQYYSESPEN from the coding sequence ATGTCTCACTCACTTACTtcagttttccaaaagattGACACTTTAAAGCCTCAATTCTTCAGCAGATTGACCAAGGCTATTCAAATCCCCGCTGTTTCTTCAGATGAGTCACTAAGGCCCAAAGTCTTTGACAAGGCCAAGTTTATCTCTGAGCAACTTTCGCAATCAGGGTTCCATGACATTAAGATGGTGGACCTGGGCATTCAGCCTCCACCAATTTCTACGCCAAATTTGTCTTTACCACCTGTGATTCTATCCAGGTTCGGTGACGACCCTTCGAAAAAGACTGTGCTGGTATACGGTCATTATGACGTGCAACCTGCTCAATTGGAGGACGGTTGGGATACTGAGCCATTCAAGCTTGTCATTGATGAGGCAAAAGGTATTATGAAAGGCAGGGGTGTCACTGATGACACGGGTCCCTTATTATCTTGGATTAACGTTGTGGACGCCTTTAAAGCATCCGGACAAGAATTCCCCGTTAACTTGGTTACTTGTTTCGAAGGAATGGAGGAGAGTGGTTCTCTGAAATTAGATGAATTGATTAAAAAGGAGGCCAATGGTTACTTCAAAGGTGTCGACGCCGTTTGTATTTCCGATAATTATTGGTTAGGTACTAAGAAGCCCGTTTTGACTTATGGTCTAAGAGGTTGCAACTACTATCAAACCATTATTGAAGGTCCAAGTGCAGATTTACACTCTGGTATCTTTGGTGGTGTTGTTGCTGAACCCATGATCGATTTGATGCAAGTTCTAGGTTCGCTTGTAGATTCTAGGGGGAAAATCTTGATTGACGGTATCGACGAGATGGTTGCTCCTCTAACCGAGAAGGAAAAGGCTTTATACAAGGACATCGAATTTAGCGTTGAAGAGTTGAACGCTGCAACCGGCTCCAAGACAAGTTTGTACGACAAGAAGGAAGACATCTTGATGCATAGATGGAGGTATCCTTCATTGTCCATTCATGGTGTGGAAGGTGCCTTTTCCGCTCAAGGTGCAAAGACTGTCATTCCAGCTAAGGTCTTCGGTAAGTTTTCCATTAGAACTGTTCCTGACATGGATTCTGAGAAACTGACCTCCTTGGTTCAGAAGCATTGCGATGCCAAATTCAAGTCTTTGAACTCTCCAAACAAGTGCAGGACAGAATTGATTCATGATGGTGCTTATTGGGTTTCTGATCCGTTCAACGCCCAATTTACCGCTGCTAAAAAGGCCACGAAATTGGTCTATGGTGTGGATCCTGATTTTACTAGAGAAGGCGGTTCGATTCCAATCACTTTGACCTTCCAAGACGCCTTGAACACCAGTGTCTTATTGTTGCCAATGGGTAGAGGTGATGATGGCGCCCATTCCATCAATGAAAAGTTggatatttcaaattttgttGGTGGTATGAAGACCATGGCTGCTTACTTGCAATACTACTCTGAATCGCCAGAAAACTAA
- the OSW7 gene encoding Osw7p (Protein involved in outer spore wall assembly~similar to YFR039C), with protein sequence MKAVFKVMTALLACLFIARYLVCQQNGLGNFATDLQPICQHTEFSVDSLFHSKLLEGSAVADYLVEKYSQSIRPLVEKYPNSPLRRIVAHLYRFWYNVFSFLRLKELCCSVHSKLGPLLNHLRIAWYYLKPYTDNVKNVLENPFNSSTNWMRYGSFSVDGTQTKAIFETDSETEDFEDEDEDEDEDDADAEIEDGSNEYEFEEEQDDHENSQIVTAAILQDLSKIIIGSNSHIELETYEPQSLKMEYEAWIKAIDSKIHKAATLLDSEIQCVFETEMRNKSMEITSKLDDLNKTVCEQLRFLDLKIKDINCTSKFDPTQNKIKYFDETGQVELETYVTKSSITSILKNYKLHLLDFEKSLFRSLDSFLTEMAKLAESIRLENVEVYEEWGDIMVSQWSQRMAYMDIRSLHLKDQYDPEYIEENHFNWLRFMKLKKKVISERNHLVKHDLDMTSILEWITKLKTDFQGTKNNIQDTFLQRMNAADTLFKNRELKEQLEEEFVRQEH encoded by the coding sequence ATGAAGGCCGTTTTCAAAGTAATGACTGCTTTGCTGGCTTGCCTGTTCATTGCAAGGTACCTGGTCTGTCAGCAAAACGGTCTAGGAAACTTTGCCACAGATTTACAGCCCATTTGCCAGCATACTGAGTTTTCAGTGGACTCGCTGTTCCATTCCAAACTGCTTGAAGGTTCAGCCGTTGCTGATTATTTGGTTGAAAAGTACTCGCAGTCAATAAGGCCGCTGGTTGAAAAGTACCCCAACTCACCTTTGAGGAGAATCGTGGCTCATCTTTACCGCTTTTGGTACaatgttttctcttttttaaGGCTAAAGGAACTCTGTTGTTCCGTACACTCCAAGCTGGGACCCTTGTTGAATCATCTGAGGATTGCCTGGTACTATTTGAAGCCATACACGGATAATGTGAAAAATGTTCTAGAAAATCCGTTTAATTCTTCTACGAATTGGATGAGATATGGTTCTTTTAGTGTCGACGGTACGCAGACTAAAGCCATTTTTGAGACAGACTCGGAAACAGAGGATTTTGAGGATgaggatgaggatgaagatgaggatgatGCTGATGCTGAGATCGAGGACGGGAGTAATGAGTACGAGTTCGAGGAAGAACAGGATGACCACGAGAACTCACAAATCGTCACTGCTGCCATTTTGCAGGATTTGTCAAAGATTATCATTGGTTCCAATAGCCATATAGAGTTGGAAACATACGAACCGCAATCACTAAAAATGGAATATGAAGCATGGATTAAGGCTATCGATTCAAAAATACACAAGGCGGCAACACTTTTGGATTCTGAGATACAATGTGTGTTCGAGACGGAGATGCGAAATAAATCTATGGAAATCACTAGCAAGCTTGATGATCTAAACAAGACTGTTTGTGAGCAATTAAGATTTCTGGATTTAAAGATCAAAGATATCAATTGCACCTCTAAATTTGATCCTACACAAAATAAGATAAAGtattttgatgaaacaGGTCAAGTTGAATTGGAAACTTACGTTACCAAATCATCGATTACATCGATACTGAAGAATTACAAATTACATTTgttagattttgaaaaatcgCTGTTCCGTTCATTggattcttttcttactgAAATGGCTAAACTAGCGGAATCGATTCGTCTTGAAAACGTCGAAGTTTACGAAGAGTGGGGGGACATAATGGTAAGTCAATGGTCGCAGAGAATGGCATACATGGATATAAGAAGCCTACATTTGAAAGACCAGTACGATCCTGAATATATCGAAGAAAATCATTTCAATTGGCTCCGTTTCatgaaattaaagaaaaaagttatttCCGAGAGGAACCACCTGGTTAAACATGATCTGGATATGACTTCGATACTGGAATGGATTACTAAATTAAAGACCGATTTCCAGGgtacaaaaaataatattcagGATACCTTTTTACAGCGAATGAACGCAGCGGACACTTTATTCAAGAACCGTGAACTAAAGGAACAATTAGAGGAAGAATTTGTACGACAAGAAcattga